The following proteins are encoded in a genomic region of Gimesia algae:
- a CDS encoding rod-binding protein yields the protein MTSLSAIQPSMNQTSLLSNVSGAPAELNQPGQDASELKEKFQEFVAGTFYQQMFKAMRSAQGKPAYFHGGQAEEMFQSQLDQQISTDMAKNEGGSFSDALFSSFSRQLNASSLDSIDAAAGITP from the coding sequence ATGACCTCTCTCTCCGCCATTCAACCTTCGATGAACCAGACCTCGCTGCTCTCCAATGTGAGCGGCGCTCCTGCGGAATTAAATCAACCTGGCCAGGACGCATCGGAACTGAAAGAAAAGTTCCAGGAGTTCGTCGCAGGGACATTTTACCAGCAGATGTTTAAAGCGATGCGGTCTGCACAAGGCAAGCCCGCCTATTTTCATGGTGGTCAGGCGGAAGAAATGTTTCAGTCGCAACTCGACCAGCAGATCTCAACAGACATGGCGAAAAATGAAGGCGGCAGCTTCTCTGATGCGCTGTTTTCCTCGTTTTCACGACAGCTGAATGCCAGTTCGCTGGATTCGATTGATGCCGCTGCAGGCATAACGCCTTAA
- the flgK gene encoding flagellar hook-associated protein FlgK — translation MGLNATLSMAKQSLEIFGTGIQVAGQNISNAGTPGYIREELVLNPSAPYRQGALITGTGVEISGIQQQIDLFLETRIHSANTDFASIDERNTIFKQLENELRELSGGDLSTGLNDFLSTINNVVNQPNSIPDREFVINEAEKFAADISSLRLRLNGLREVQSVNVENLVTEANELIDKIVNLNPKISKLEASGLLQSDAGALRTQRYEALNRLSELIPIRYNERTDGAIDVFTGSDYLILAGTSQKLQLDTDTDRGVVVHEVLLTQTQSNISRTGGELKGIIEGRDDILGGFVDQLDTYASNLIFEFNKIHASGEGTAGFEQLTSASRALDSTATLNSELSGLPFQANHGSFQMKVTNKSTGVTNTVTINVDLDGIGADTTLDSLSSSINSVANLNSSVSTDGRLSISADSDYEFKFSNDTSGALAAVGINTLFTGGDSSDIAVNSVVSQNQQFLATGQGGGPSDGSNAILLAAFSENPVESLGGISIDNYYEKIVANLAQSSASEEALAEGAQTFRDSLLNQREQFSGVSIDEETINVLTYQRAFQSAARLVSTIDELFTILLNI, via the coding sequence ATGGGACTTAACGCTACCCTATCAATGGCCAAGCAGTCACTGGAAATTTTCGGGACCGGGATCCAGGTCGCCGGCCAGAATATTTCCAATGCGGGTACTCCCGGTTATATCCGTGAAGAACTGGTACTTAATCCGTCAGCCCCCTATCGACAAGGCGCGCTGATTACCGGCACCGGTGTGGAAATCTCAGGGATCCAGCAGCAGATCGATCTGTTCCTCGAGACGCGAATCCATTCTGCGAATACCGACTTTGCTTCCATTGATGAACGCAATACGATCTTCAAGCAACTGGAAAACGAGTTGCGGGAATTATCTGGCGGGGATCTCTCTACGGGGCTGAATGATTTTCTGTCAACCATTAATAATGTCGTCAATCAACCCAATTCCATTCCAGATCGGGAATTCGTCATCAACGAGGCAGAAAAATTTGCTGCCGATATCAGTTCGCTCCGTCTAAGACTCAACGGTTTGCGCGAAGTTCAGTCAGTGAATGTGGAAAATCTGGTAACAGAAGCCAATGAACTGATTGATAAAATCGTCAATCTGAATCCCAAGATATCCAAGCTGGAAGCATCGGGATTACTGCAAAGCGATGCCGGGGCACTGCGTACACAGCGTTATGAAGCATTGAATCGGCTGTCGGAACTGATACCGATCCGCTATAACGAACGCACGGACGGTGCCATTGATGTCTTTACCGGTTCCGATTACCTCATTCTGGCGGGTACCTCGCAGAAACTGCAGTTAGATACAGATACAGACCGCGGCGTCGTTGTACACGAAGTGCTGCTTACCCAGACGCAGAGTAATATTTCTCGAACGGGAGGCGAACTCAAAGGAATCATTGAAGGACGCGATGACATCCTGGGAGGCTTCGTTGATCAACTCGATACGTATGCATCGAATCTGATTTTTGAATTCAACAAGATCCATGCTTCGGGTGAGGGAACTGCGGGCTTCGAACAGCTGACTTCTGCTTCGCGGGCACTGGATTCAACGGCAACGCTGAATTCGGAACTTTCCGGTTTACCCTTCCAGGCGAATCATGGCAGTTTTCAGATGAAAGTCACGAATAAGTCGACCGGGGTAACCAATACCGTCACCATTAACGTGGACCTGGATGGCATCGGCGCTGATACGACTCTCGACAGCCTGTCCTCCTCCATCAATAGCGTTGCTAATCTTAATTCCAGTGTTTCTACTGACGGGCGACTGTCGATCAGCGCCGATTCCGATTACGAATTCAAATTCTCGAATGATACCAGTGGGGCTCTGGCCGCAGTCGGTATCAATACCTTATTTACCGGCGGTGATTCCAGCGATATAGCCGTCAACTCCGTTGTCAGTCAGAATCAGCAGTTTCTAGCGACCGGTCAGGGGGGAGGTCCATCGGATGGCAGCAATGCCATCTTGCTGGCGGCGTTCTCTGAAAATCCTGTCGAGTCACTGGGAGGCATCAGCATTGACAACTATTACGAGAAAATCGTCGCCAATCTGGCACAGTCTTCCGCCTCAGAAGAAGCACTCGCAGAAGGGGCCCAGACGTTTCGGGATTCGCTACTCAATCAGCGGGAGCAGTTTTCCGGCGTGAGTATTGATGAAGAAACCATCAACGTGCTGACGTACCAGAGAGCATTTCAGTCGGCAGCCCGACTGGTCAGTACGATTGACGAATTATTTACGATTTTACTTAACATCTGA
- the rpsI gene encoding 30S ribosomal protein S9: MGVAMGTGRRKTAVARVRIKAGSGSLTINGQSLNDYLRVERDRQMVEAPLKATETFGKVDVWVRVTGGGTTGQTGAIVLGIARALEAYNNQFHETLSAGRFLTRDSRMVERKKFGFKKARKSFQFSKR, translated from the coding sequence ATGGGTGTGGCTATGGGGACCGGGCGTCGCAAAACTGCTGTCGCACGGGTTCGCATCAAAGCTGGTTCCGGAAGTCTGACCATCAATGGCCAGTCTCTGAATGACTATCTGCGTGTCGAACGGGATCGTCAGATGGTCGAAGCGCCTCTGAAAGCAACTGAGACCTTCGGTAAAGTCGATGTCTGGGTGCGAGTCACCGGTGGCGGAACCACAGGTCAGACCGGTGCCATTGTGCTCGGTATTGCCCGTGCTCTCGAAGCCTACAATAATCAGTTCCACGAAACACTGAGTGCCGGTCGCTTCCTGACTCGTGACAGTCGTATGGTAGAACGCAAGAAATTCGGATTCAAAAAAGCACGCAAGAGTTTCCAGTTCTCAAAACGATAA
- the rplM gene encoding 50S ribosomal protein L13, which produces MANAKTVNPEWFVVDADNQIVGRLAAKIATVLMGKHKPTYTPHVDTGDYVIVVNCDKVKFSGKELAHDSHPYFSQKMLQKSYATYSGYPSGLKVVTAEKKLERGQSTHVLSEAVRRMLPKNKLGRHMLKKLKLYAGPTHEQQSQQPQDMPAHLLP; this is translated from the coding sequence ATGGCAAATGCTAAGACTGTTAACCCTGAGTGGTTCGTTGTCGATGCAGATAATCAGATCGTGGGTCGATTGGCCGCAAAAATTGCGACCGTTCTGATGGGCAAGCACAAGCCAACCTACACGCCTCATGTGGATACCGGAGATTATGTGATTGTCGTAAACTGTGATAAGGTAAAGTTTTCCGGTAAGGAACTTGCCCACGACTCACACCCCTATTTCTCTCAGAAGATGCTGCAAAAGAGCTACGCGACTTACTCGGGTTATCCCAGCGGTCTGAAAGTAGTGACAGCGGAAAAGAAACTGGAACGGGGTCAATCGACTCATGTTCTCTCCGAAGCCGTCCGCCGCATGCTTCCCAAAAATAAATTGGGCCGCCACATGTTGAAGAAACTCAAACTCTATGCAGGCCCTACACACGAACAACAGTCACAACAACCTCAGGATATGCCAGCTCACCTGCTGCCTTAA
- the mgtE gene encoding magnesium transporter, translating to MNRSTSQANEAFRMYGRLLLPELQVLLAENDIAGVKEFCDALYPAVTAEILAELESQKVWRVLSCCEAQKQAEIFQFLPLPQQIEIVGVIERGPLSKLIEEMAPDDRVDLLSRMDDEHVEELLPLMAQAERSDIRKLLSYPEDSAGAIMTTEYASLPENITVAQALERLRQQAPDSEIISYIYVVDEGRRLQGIVSLRELIFTRPARPLSEITNRDVISVRVDDDQEFVAQQMARFDFIAIPVVDHQNQLVGIVTHDDAIDIMQEEATEDTYRLAAVEPLEDSYLSTPLKTVIQKRVGWLIFLLVPSFLAAKVLEHFEGVSDRFEWLVLFIPLILASGGNAGSQSATLIIRAMALESNIQREELRALLHKELQLGLLLGSMLSVISFLVSWAFTSQLIQASVVGLAVFLVVLMGISAGGMLPMGFRKLGMDPALMSNPFITALVDILGLIIYFQVALYLVG from the coding sequence TTGAACAGATCAACATCTCAGGCAAACGAGGCATTCCGCATGTATGGGCGATTATTGCTACCTGAGCTTCAGGTACTGCTGGCAGAAAATGATATCGCAGGTGTCAAAGAGTTCTGTGACGCGCTCTATCCTGCCGTGACCGCAGAGATCCTGGCGGAACTCGAGAGCCAGAAGGTCTGGCGTGTCCTCAGCTGTTGCGAGGCCCAGAAACAGGCCGAGATTTTTCAGTTCCTGCCTCTGCCTCAACAGATCGAAATTGTCGGCGTGATCGAGCGGGGACCGCTTTCCAAACTGATCGAAGAGATGGCGCCTGACGACCGTGTCGACCTGCTCTCGCGGATGGATGATGAACATGTGGAAGAACTGCTGCCCCTGATGGCGCAGGCAGAACGCAGCGATATCCGTAAACTGCTTTCGTATCCCGAAGACAGTGCCGGCGCAATTATGACGACCGAATACGCGTCGTTACCTGAAAATATCACGGTCGCTCAGGCGTTGGAACGGTTGCGTCAACAGGCACCTGACAGTGAAATTATTTCCTATATCTACGTAGTAGACGAAGGGCGTCGTCTGCAGGGAATTGTCTCTTTGCGCGAGCTGATCTTCACCCGCCCGGCGCGTCCCCTTTCAGAAATTACCAATCGCGATGTGATTTCGGTGCGCGTCGACGACGATCAGGAGTTTGTCGCCCAGCAGATGGCCCGCTTTGACTTTATCGCCATTCCGGTTGTGGATCATCAGAATCAGCTGGTCGGTATTGTGACCCACGATGATGCCATCGATATTATGCAGGAAGAGGCGACGGAAGACACCTATCGTCTGGCGGCGGTGGAGCCACTGGAAGACAGCTATCTTTCCACGCCATTAAAGACGGTCATTCAAAAACGCGTTGGCTGGCTGATTTTCCTGCTGGTGCCCTCCTTTCTGGCGGCGAAAGTGCTTGAGCATTTTGAAGGGGTATCGGACAGGTTTGAATGGCTGGTCCTGTTTATCCCCTTGATATTGGCCAGCGGCGGTAACGCTGGTTCACAATCCGCTACCTTGATCATCCGGGCGATGGCCCTGGAATCAAATATTCAGCGCGAAGAATTACGTGCGCTGCTGCATAAAGAACTGCAGCTCGGTCTGCTGTTAGGGAGCATGCTGTCGGTGATCAGTTTCCTGGTTTCGTGGGCATTCACTTCGCAGTTGATACAGGCATCGGTCGTCGGTCTGGCGGTATTCCTGGTGGTCTTGATGGGGATTTCCGCAGGAGGCATGCTGCCGATGGGCTTCCGCAAACTTGGAATGGACCCCGCACTGATGTCGAATCCTTTCATCACCGCGCTGGTAGATATCCTCGGCCTGATCATTTATTTTCAGGTGGCGCTCTACTTGGTCGGCTGA
- the flgL gene encoding flagellar hook-associated protein FlgL, whose protein sequence is MTIGPILPGRLPSSMLSERLKVSLNDNALELAKLQQQVSTGQQFSLASESPGAALRTIILQSTFERQQQYQSNINTSLSMLAMSENSLTSVGDALNSAKAISLSGVGSTSSDAERVALADQIASLRTQVINAGNTSFRGQYLFSGSQTNVAPFEEGANGLVVYHGDDHQIQSYINTQTLLPNNFDGISAFAASSPEFGGDINPALALQTRVSDLNGGRGVKLGSISVTLDNGTPQTQTVNLSGVETIQDLKTVLENAFAGGPLTLTVDIDPASENGLRLTPSAGTIAVSNVTGSTLATDLGIASSAVAQVNGGDIDPGITLQTTVASLNGGTGIGTTAGTGLVINNGGQTFTVDLSTATTIEDVFNLIRTADPDLNLGLNDAKNGLQISSRISGADFSIGENNGGTNAAGLGIATFSASTPLSELNYGRGVDVDSGKQLQIIRRDGTTINLDMSGTKTVQDVIDRINDFEDFDGTTPLADLNLGQGVPVGATTLDITRRDGSVVNVSLAGDATVQDVLDSINAVDPGNLVASIDPDTNAFQITDNSGAGPLSIASNVVSDALGLAVTEGGTDNSVPLQGNFVPIQLQVTLNTTGNGLTIYDASGTGPLEIPANEIAYSLGIDGIESGSDPLVGLVGDEPNPKESTGVLSLLSRLENALRNGDDQEIGRIGGLLDTEIARVNRVRGDIGSRMSVLEESNNRLKDQEVKIQEAISYEFDTDLTQVIVEITQRQSAFQANLQVTSSALQLTLLSYL, encoded by the coding sequence ATGACGATTGGTCCCATATTACCAGGTCGCCTGCCTTCAAGTATGTTGTCAGAGCGGTTGAAAGTCTCCCTGAATGACAATGCGCTGGAACTGGCGAAACTTCAACAGCAGGTCTCTACCGGACAGCAGTTTTCACTGGCCAGTGAATCTCCCGGAGCCGCACTCAGGACTATTATCCTGCAGTCGACTTTCGAACGGCAGCAGCAGTATCAGTCCAATATCAACACGAGCCTGAGCATGCTGGCGATGAGTGAGAATTCGTTGACCAGTGTCGGTGATGCGCTGAATTCTGCGAAAGCCATTTCGCTATCAGGCGTGGGATCGACTTCTTCCGACGCCGAACGTGTGGCGCTGGCTGATCAGATTGCCTCCCTGCGAACGCAGGTGATCAACGCCGGTAATACTTCCTTTCGCGGGCAGTATCTTTTTTCCGGAAGTCAGACCAATGTCGCTCCTTTTGAAGAAGGCGCAAACGGTCTGGTGGTCTACCATGGAGATGATCACCAGATCCAGTCTTACATCAATACCCAGACGTTGCTTCCCAATAACTTTGACGGCATCTCAGCCTTTGCTGCCAGCTCTCCGGAATTTGGGGGCGACATCAACCCCGCGTTAGCACTGCAGACCCGGGTTTCTGACTTGAACGGCGGACGTGGCGTGAAACTCGGGTCGATCTCGGTAACTCTGGATAACGGGACTCCACAAACCCAGACCGTGAATCTCTCCGGTGTAGAAACGATCCAGGATCTGAAAACGGTTCTGGAAAATGCCTTTGCCGGTGGGCCGCTCACTCTGACTGTGGATATCGACCCTGCCAGTGAAAATGGTTTGAGGCTCACTCCCTCCGCCGGTACTATCGCTGTCTCCAATGTAACCGGTTCCACACTGGCGACAGATCTGGGAATTGCCAGTTCCGCCGTGGCTCAGGTGAACGGGGGAGACATTGATCCCGGTATCACACTGCAGACCACAGTGGCTTCGCTCAATGGGGGTACCGGAATCGGCACAACGGCGGGCACAGGGCTGGTCATTAATAATGGAGGGCAGACCTTTACCGTTGATCTCTCTACCGCCACCACGATTGAAGATGTCTTTAATCTGATACGAACTGCCGATCCTGATCTCAATCTTGGCTTGAATGATGCCAAAAACGGGCTGCAGATCTCCAGTCGGATCAGTGGAGCGGATTTCTCGATCGGTGAAAACAATGGTGGCACGAATGCCGCCGGTCTGGGAATTGCTACGTTCTCTGCCAGTACGCCGCTTTCGGAATTGAATTACGGGCGGGGCGTCGATGTGGATTCCGGTAAACAGTTACAGATCATCCGCCGCGACGGTACCACGATCAATCTGGACATGAGTGGCACGAAAACCGTCCAGGACGTAATCGATCGGATCAATGATTTTGAAGACTTTGATGGAACGACCCCGCTGGCAGATCTGAATCTGGGGCAGGGGGTTCCCGTCGGAGCAACCACGTTGGATATTACCCGCCGCGATGGCTCGGTGGTCAATGTGAGTCTGGCCGGCGATGCGACCGTGCAGGATGTGCTCGATTCGATCAATGCCGTCGATCCGGGCAACCTGGTGGCGAGCATCGATCCGGATACCAATGCCTTCCAGATTACAGATAATTCCGGCGCTGGGCCTTTGAGTATCGCCAGCAATGTCGTCTCAGATGCACTGGGGCTCGCAGTCACAGAGGGGGGAACAGATAACAGCGTGCCGCTCCAGGGAAATTTCGTTCCCATTCAACTGCAGGTGACGCTGAATACAACCGGAAACGGGCTGACCATCTACGATGCTTCAGGTACGGGGCCCCTGGAAATTCCCGCGAACGAGATTGCCTATTCTCTGGGAATTGACGGGATTGAGTCCGGCTCTGACCCCCTCGTGGGCTTAGTGGGAGATGAACCGAATCCGAAAGAATCAACGGGTGTCCTCAGCCTGCTCTCACGTCTGGAGAATGCGTTGAGAAACGGTGATGATCAGGAAATCGGACGAATTGGCGGTTTACTGGATACGGAAATTGCCCGCGTGAACCGGGTTCGAGGAGACATCGGCAGTCGCATGAGTGTCCTGGAAGAATCCAATAACCGGCTGAAAGATCAGGAAGTGAAAATTCAGGAAGCAATTTCCTACGAATTTGATACTGATCTGACCCAGGTCATTGTGGAAATCACGCAGAGGCAGAGTGCATTTCAGGCAAATCTGCAGGTGACTTCTTCAGCCCTGCAACTGACACTACTCTCCTATCTGTAA
- a CDS encoding flagellar basal body P-ring protein FlgI, translating to MPARLFKPVLSLMILLVCLPCSVSELQARTRVENICSVYGMKEIKLTGMGLVVGLDGTGDGGKNLPTIRSLAAALKHLNNPVVDLADLSAANNVALVMIEATIPASGIRKGQKLDCYVSSMLGAKSLRGGRLLVAPVATPEIGNGIGAGLCSGGIILEDDLSQATGKIINGLVMERDFDLPFIDRRTRSITLLVDRHHAGFHTASEVARVINSEFSFEAGNRQLAIAQGPGRVFIRIPKQYMESPVEFVAAVMEVGIDRPHQQARVVVNPKSQTVVVTGEVEISPVVISHKNLTVGVGNPAEGGLPGGFVPITGEQGQQSTQRLQQLVEALNQLRVPTEDVISIIRELHRSGKLHAEYDEH from the coding sequence ATGCCAGCCCGATTGTTCAAACCTGTTTTAAGCCTGATGATACTCCTCGTCTGTCTCCCGTGTTCGGTTTCTGAACTGCAGGCGCGGACACGCGTGGAAAATATCTGCAGCGTATATGGTATGAAAGAAATCAAACTGACGGGCATGGGGCTGGTCGTCGGTCTGGATGGCACGGGTGATGGCGGCAAAAACCTGCCGACCATTCGCAGCCTGGCAGCAGCTCTTAAACATTTGAATAACCCGGTGGTCGATCTGGCAGATCTGTCCGCAGCCAACAATGTGGCGCTGGTCATGATTGAAGCAACCATTCCAGCCAGCGGGATCCGCAAAGGGCAGAAGCTGGATTGCTATGTCAGTTCCATGCTGGGTGCCAAAAGTCTGCGAGGCGGACGCCTGCTCGTCGCGCCAGTGGCCACTCCGGAAATCGGAAACGGGATCGGCGCCGGTCTCTGCTCAGGTGGAATTATCCTGGAAGACGATCTTTCGCAGGCGACAGGAAAAATTATTAACGGCCTGGTCATGGAACGGGACTTCGATCTCCCGTTCATCGACCGCCGAACACGTTCCATTACACTGCTGGTCGACCGGCATCATGCTGGTTTTCATACTGCCAGTGAAGTGGCACGCGTGATTAACTCGGAATTCAGTTTCGAAGCCGGCAATCGGCAGTTGGCGATTGCACAGGGACCCGGCCGGGTGTTTATCCGTATTCCCAAACAGTATATGGAATCGCCGGTCGAATTTGTGGCTGCCGTGATGGAAGTGGGCATTGATCGCCCGCATCAGCAGGCACGGGTGGTCGTCAATCCAAAATCACAAACGGTGGTTGTCACGGGCGAAGTGGAAATCAGCCCGGTGGTGATTTCACATAAGAATTTAACTGTAGGTGTCGGAAATCCTGCAGAGGGGGGACTACCGGGAGGCTTTGTGCCTATCACGGGTGAGCAGGGACAACAGAGCACGCAACGACTGCAGCAGCTGGTGGAGGCTTTGAACCAGCTGCGTGTACCGACGGAAGATGTCATCAGCATCATCCGGGAGTTGCACCGCTCTGGAAAGCTGCACGCTGAGTATGATGAGCATTGA
- a CDS encoding MutS-related protein has protein sequence MQPSPIQQNPRIEYERRLEDRSGKVQAFVRQSDRFSTFRGLVFIAGIAVLLAATVWGALSLKWIAAPILVFVLLIILHARCIRRLKRARQAEAYYRTALDRLNHQWIDVRPAGEEYYDPQHMYAGDLDLLGRGSLFQLICSARTKLGEETLARWLLTPATAEEIRARQQSVEELRNELDFRETLELLEAEQHGDIEQTHLSDWVKQPLIQIPAGLKWASMVTGVFAALAVISWLLSYSGIAPICIAIIIQVCLLFGIGSRIRELLNQTDEVRDGLSVLSDVLSLIEQREFQSPHLTTIITALQTDGVPPSRSIAQLRRNIQGLNNCFRNQFSAPITILLGIPFHYMFAIERWLQRVGPHCPEWLAAVGEFEALCSLAGYAYEHPEDPFPEIVDTTSGPRLEGVELGHPLIPLDQVVRNDVTLNTEHRLLMISGSNMSGKSTLMRTVGTNFVLALAGAPVRATRLTVTPMQAGTAMRVQDSLQQGASLFYQSVARLSAVVHLADAPEPVLFLLDEILQGTNSHDRRIGAQSVIETLIERGGIGIVTTHDLALTEITDQFGSLAKNVHFEDQLIDGKMTFDYRMRPGIVEHSNALELMKMMGIELKALDTEQDPESADLKQ, from the coding sequence ATGCAACCTTCCCCAATTCAACAGAATCCCCGAATCGAGTATGAACGTCGGCTTGAAGACCGGTCGGGCAAGGTACAGGCATTCGTCAGACAAAGCGATCGCTTTTCCACCTTCAGAGGCCTGGTATTTATTGCTGGTATCGCTGTCCTGCTGGCGGCTACGGTCTGGGGTGCTCTCAGCCTGAAATGGATTGCCGCCCCGATTCTGGTATTTGTATTGCTGATCATTTTACATGCCCGCTGTATCCGTCGCCTGAAACGGGCACGCCAAGCGGAAGCTTATTATCGGACCGCGTTGGATCGCCTGAATCACCAATGGATTGATGTCCGACCTGCGGGGGAAGAATATTACGATCCCCAGCATATGTACGCCGGCGACCTGGACTTGCTGGGACGTGGTTCCCTGTTTCAACTGATCTGCTCTGCCCGCACGAAACTGGGTGAAGAGACACTGGCCCGCTGGTTACTGACTCCTGCGACGGCTGAAGAAATCAGGGCGCGGCAACAGTCGGTTGAGGAACTGCGAAACGAACTGGATTTTCGCGAAACCCTCGAACTGCTGGAAGCGGAACAGCACGGCGATATCGAACAGACTCATCTGTCGGACTGGGTCAAACAGCCTCTGATTCAAATTCCCGCCGGCCTGAAATGGGCCTCGATGGTGACCGGGGTCTTCGCCGCACTGGCTGTGATCAGTTGGCTACTGTCCTATTCGGGCATTGCTCCGATCTGCATCGCGATCATCATCCAGGTCTGTCTGTTATTCGGAATTGGCTCACGCATCCGTGAATTGCTGAATCAGACCGATGAAGTCCGCGATGGCCTGTCGGTACTTTCCGATGTGCTCTCATTGATTGAACAGCGTGAGTTTCAGTCTCCGCATTTAACAACGATTATTACCGCATTACAGACCGATGGCGTTCCTCCATCACGCAGTATTGCCCAACTCAGACGGAACATTCAGGGACTGAATAACTGTTTTCGTAATCAGTTTTCGGCTCCCATTACGATCTTACTGGGGATTCCGTTCCACTATATGTTTGCCATCGAGCGTTGGCTGCAGCGGGTAGGACCACACTGTCCCGAATGGCTGGCAGCGGTCGGCGAGTTCGAGGCACTCTGCTCACTGGCCGGTTATGCCTACGAACATCCTGAAGATCCTTTTCCGGAAATTGTTGATACAACCAGTGGTCCACGACTCGAAGGCGTTGAACTGGGACATCCGCTGATTCCCCTCGACCAGGTGGTCCGCAATGATGTCACGCTGAATACAGAACACCGCCTGCTGATGATCAGCGGCTCCAATATGTCCGGCAAAAGTACTTTGATGCGGACGGTGGGAACCAATTTCGTCCTCGCGCTGGCAGGTGCCCCCGTCCGGGCAACACGATTGACGGTGACTCCCATGCAGGCCGGTACCGCCATGCGTGTTCAGGATTCGCTGCAGCAGGGCGCCTCGCTGTTTTATCAGTCGGTGGCGCGACTTTCGGCGGTCGTGCATCTGGCAGACGCACCGGAGCCGGTCCTGTTTCTGTTGGATGAGATTCTGCAGGGAACCAATTCGCATGATCGTCGCATCGGTGCCCAGAGCGTGATTGAAACGTTGATCGAACGGGGTGGCATCGGCATTGTCACCACGCATGATCTGGCGCTCACGGAAATCACGGACCAGTTTGGATCACTGGCAAAGAATGTGCATTTTGAAGATCAGCTGATCGATGGGAAAATGACATTTGATTACCGGATGCGTCCCGGGATTGTGGAACACAGCAATGCCCTGGAATTGATGAAGATGATGGGCATTGAACTGAAAGCACTGGATACCGAACAAGATCCGGAATCGGCGGATCTGAAACAGTAA
- a CDS encoding flagellar basal body L-ring protein FlgH has product MKKITRNSERICQRTKLLAVLREAISLGSIVLFCSSVVQAQEPTVQGTAQANSSTAIRSSQGTSAEETTTQAQEPAEKRERRVPRLASAQINEFGFQTEALQMTSSLANTFGQGDLYSDSPKPPLIRDYSLIYVPAPEPIVVKVHDIITIMVDEKSSVTVDSRFNRNRTETLKAELKEFMRIDSAGNLAPAALNSPKIDTQLQGRLQSTGQLADREGIQYRIAAIVVDIRPNGNLILEARKSIRTNHDVWEYRLTGEIRSKDVNRDNTALSENIANLDIVKHQRGKVYQSTKRPWGVVLYDWFFPF; this is encoded by the coding sequence ATGAAAAAAATAACACGAAACAGTGAGCGAATCTGTCAGCGCACGAAGCTGCTGGCAGTGTTACGGGAGGCGATTTCCCTGGGAAGTATCGTATTGTTTTGTTCGTCTGTTGTGCAGGCGCAGGAACCCACAGTGCAGGGAACCGCGCAGGCCAATTCGAGCACTGCAATACGATCCTCCCAGGGTACTTCCGCAGAAGAAACAACCACGCAGGCACAGGAGCCTGCGGAAAAAAGAGAGCGACGCGTTCCCCGTCTGGCGTCAGCGCAAATCAACGAATTCGGCTTTCAGACCGAAGCGCTGCAGATGACATCGTCTCTGGCAAACACATTTGGTCAGGGAGACCTTTATTCAGATTCTCCCAAGCCACCACTGATCAGAGATTATTCACTGATCTATGTGCCGGCACCGGAACCGATCGTGGTGAAGGTCCATGACATCATTACGATTATGGTGGATGAAAAGTCCAGCGTGACCGTTGATTCCCGATTTAACCGGAATCGAACCGAAACACTGAAAGCCGAACTGAAAGAGTTCATGCGGATCGATTCTGCAGGGAATCTGGCACCGGCGGCTTTGAACAGCCCTAAAATTGATACCCAGTTGCAGGGGCGTCTGCAGAGTACCGGTCAGTTAGCGGACCGTGAAGGCATCCAGTATCGGATCGCTGCCATCGTGGTAGATATCCGACCGAATGGAAACCTGATTCTGGAAGCCCGAAAAAGTATCCGCACGAATCATGATGTCTGGGAGTATCGCCTGACGGGTGAAATTCGCAGTAAAGATGTTAACCGTGATAACACGGCGTTAAGTGAAAATATTGCCAATCTGGATATTGTCAAACACCAGAGAGGTAAAGTGTATCAGAGTACCAAACGACCATGGGGGGTGGTGTTGTACGACTGGTTCTTTCCTTTTTAA